The following are from one region of the Candidatus Dependentiae bacterium genome:
- a CDS encoding glycosyltransferase codes for MNIVMVTNNYSPYSGGVVSSINAQVDALQKLGHIVTLITLDFSGKNYQDPTWVKRLYCPITFIYKKNHMAIPWRAKKQIRQLISEIKPDIVHVHHPFLLGHSAMQVAKQMHIPMIFTYHTIYEAYAHYIPLPQAFVKKITTYSVLKFCRQVDGIIAPSSSIQDYLIDNTIETPIKVIPSGLLSIFLPTHIKKRPVENGMLHLLVVSRMTKEKNIKAILHVAQQLIEQNVLFQLKLIGFGVEYDHLREYAFEQLRLPKDVVQFIYKPSKNEIEQAYQSADMFLFPSKTDTQGLVLAEAMAAGAPVIAFDGAGQRDIIKQAQNGYIVVNEGEMVDVIKELAHSPEQLSLLSEYAHETGQNYKPAVLAQKLIQFYQCFL; via the coding sequence ATGAACATAGTAATGGTTACTAATAATTATAGTCCTTATAGTGGCGGTGTTGTCAGCTCTATAAATGCACAAGTTGATGCACTGCAAAAATTAGGTCATATAGTTACGCTCATTACCTTGGATTTTTCAGGTAAAAATTATCAAGATCCTACGTGGGTAAAGCGATTGTATTGTCCAATTACGTTTATATATAAAAAAAATCATATGGCCATTCCATGGCGTGCTAAAAAACAGATACGACAGTTGATTTCAGAAATCAAACCGGACATTGTGCATGTACATCATCCTTTTTTATTAGGTCATAGTGCAATGCAAGTTGCAAAGCAGATGCATATTCCGATGATATTTACCTATCACACTATATATGAGGCATACGCTCACTATATTCCATTGCCTCAAGCATTTGTGAAAAAAATAACGACATATAGTGTATTAAAGTTTTGTAGACAGGTTGATGGTATTATAGCGCCAAGTTCATCGATTCAGGATTATTTAATCGATAATACAATTGAAACACCAATAAAGGTTATACCGAGTGGATTATTATCCATATTTTTGCCGACACATATAAAAAAGCGTCCGGTTGAGAATGGTATGTTGCATTTGTTGGTTGTGAGTCGCATGACCAAAGAGAAAAATATAAAAGCGATATTGCACGTTGCACAACAATTAATCGAACAAAATGTTTTGTTTCAGTTGAAATTAATCGGTTTTGGCGTTGAGTATGACCATTTGCGTGAGTATGCATTTGAGCAGTTAAGATTGCCAAAAGATGTCGTGCAATTTATATATAAACCATCAAAGAATGAAATTGAACAAGCATATCAATCAGCTGATATGTTTCTTTTTCCATCAAAAACAGACACACAAGGGCTAGTTTTAGCTGAAGCTATGGCTGCAGGAGCTCCGGTAATTGCTTTTGATGGTGCAGGGCAACGAGATATAATAAAACAGGCGCAAAATGGTTATATCGTTGTAAATGAAGGTGAAATGGTAGATGTTATTAAGGAATTAGCGCATAGCCCTGAACAATTAAGCCTGTTATCAGAATATGCACATGAAACAGGCCAAAACTATAAACCTGCAGTTTTAGCCCAAAAATTGATTCAATTTTATCAATGTTTTTTGTGA
- a CDS encoding transaldolase family protein — protein MKLFLDTADVAAIKEWAGTGLIDGVTTNPSHLAKEGKNPKKRVLEICDLLPDGEISVEVTEQDPKKVYKQAKAIASLADNILVKIPCHRDYYPVIAQLVDEGVKLNITLVFSLVQSLFMCKLGVTYISPFIGRWDDIDVEGKDLLIELRDVIDDYAYETQILAASIRGVRHLHEAIIAGADAATVPLAVLEKSTNHVLTDKGIDTFNADWAKLGVKTFP, from the coding sequence ATGAAACTATTTCTCGATACAGCCGATGTTGCCGCAATAAAAGAATGGGCTGGCACCGGGTTAATTGATGGAGTAACTACTAATCCAAGTCATTTGGCAAAAGAGGGTAAAAATCCAAAAAAAAGAGTGTTGGAGATTTGCGATTTGCTTCCTGATGGCGAAATCAGTGTTGAAGTCACAGAGCAAGATCCAAAAAAAGTGTATAAACAAGCAAAAGCGATTGCATCACTTGCGGATAATATTTTGGTGAAAATTCCATGTCATCGTGATTATTATCCAGTTATTGCACAGTTGGTTGATGAGGGGGTCAAATTGAATATAACGCTTGTTTTTAGTTTGGTACAAAGTTTGTTTATGTGTAAGTTGGGCGTTACCTATATTTCACCATTTATCGGCAGATGGGATGATATTGATGTTGAGGGAAAAGATTTATTAATTGAATTGCGTGATGTTATTGATGATTATGCATATGAAACACAAATTTTGGCCGCGTCGATCAGAGGTGTGCGCCATTTGCATGAAGCGATTATAGCAGGTGCAGATGCAGCAACAGTGCCTCTTGCGGTTTTGGAGAAATCAACAAATCATGTTTTGACTGATAAAGGTATTGATACATTTAATGCTGATTGGGCAAAATTGGGAGTGAAAACGTTTCCATAA
- a CDS encoding SPFH domain-containing protein, with product MFNMIPYGFIIFFGAVFIFLITFLMRAVYLVRQAEAIVIEKLGKYDRTLLPGLHFVIPFIEIPRGVSWTYVEQSEGKRYYRYTRHTYRIDLREAVYDFPKQNVITRDNVTMEINALLYYQITDPKAAVYEVSNLSEAIEKLTQTTLRDVIGSMELDESLVSRSQINERLRIILDEATDKWGVKVNRVELQEVNPPIDIRHAMEKQMRAERDRRAIILESEGTKRAAILEAEGVKESNILRAQGEAEAEIRRAEGAADARLRITKAETEAIKMVQTSIPNGDPMPYMIAMQYIKTLPQMMEGKNDKMILVPYEASSLVGSLASIKKVFEGVK from the coding sequence ATGTTCAACATGATTCCTTACGGCTTTATTATCTTTTTTGGGGCCGTTTTTATATTTCTTATCACATTCTTGATGCGTGCAGTTTACTTGGTACGTCAAGCGGAAGCGATTGTAATCGAAAAATTGGGTAAATATGATCGCACATTATTGCCCGGCTTGCATTTTGTTATTCCATTCATAGAGATCCCGCGTGGAGTGTCATGGACCTATGTAGAACAGTCTGAGGGTAAACGGTATTATCGTTATACGCGCCATACGTATCGCATTGATTTGCGTGAAGCGGTGTATGATTTTCCAAAGCAAAATGTAATTACTCGAGATAACGTAACGATGGAAATTAATGCATTGCTTTATTATCAAATTACTGATCCTAAAGCTGCAGTTTATGAAGTCTCAAACTTATCAGAAGCTATTGAAAAATTAACACAGACTACATTGCGTGATGTTATCGGTTCAATGGAACTTGATGAGAGTTTGGTTTCGCGTTCACAAATTAATGAGCGTTTGCGCATTATTTTAGATGAAGCAACGGATAAATGGGGTGTGAAGGTTAACCGTGTAGAATTGCAAGAGGTTAATCCACCGATTGATATTCGTCATGCAATGGAAAAACAGATGCGTGCAGAGCGTGATCGTCGTGCAATTATTTTGGAATCTGAAGGTACCAAACGTGCCGCAATTTTAGAGGCAGAAGGTGTTAAAGAATCTAACATTTTACGTGCTCAAGGAGAAGCAGAAGCAGAGATAAGGCGTGCTGAAGGTGCAGCAGATGCGCGGCTTAGAATCACAAAAGCAGAAACCGAAGCGATTAAGATGGTGCAAACTTCGATTCCTAATGGTGATCCAATGCCATACATGATTGCAATGCAATATATCAAAACGTTGCCGCAAATGATGGAAGGTAAAAATGACAAAATGATTTTGGTTCCTTATGAAGCAAGTTCATTAGTCGGTTCATTGGCATCTATCAAAAAAGTATTTGAAGGTGTCAAGTAA
- a CDS encoding NfeD family protein has protein sequence MNNYIFFWLIVALFFLLFELGSPGLFYFLSFSFGALITSFASALCITMFDQAIIFIVSSIAAFFVLNKWVRKQSGNKHHHSNVYAMQGKKGVVVTPATLNRFGYVHIGGQVWAYKTMHDEIIAVGCPVEVIDVRGAHVIVRSFDLNK, from the coding sequence ATGAACAATTATATCTTTTTTTGGCTCATCGTTGCTCTATTTTTCTTACTGTTTGAACTTGGCAGTCCGGGGCTATTTTATTTCTTATCATTCTCTTTTGGTGCATTAATCACATCTTTTGCGAGCGCATTGTGTATAACGATGTTTGATCAAGCAATTATATTTATTGTTTCAAGCATTGCGGCTTTTTTTGTGCTCAACAAATGGGTGAGAAAACAGAGTGGGAATAAACATCATCATTCAAATGTGTATGCTATGCAAGGGAAAAAAGGTGTGGTGGTAACACCGGCAACATTAAATAGATTTGGTTATGTGCATATTGGTGGCCAGGTGTGGGCCTATAAAACAATGCATGATGAGATTATTGCTGTCGGTTGTCCGGTAGAGGTGATTGATGTACGAGGGGCACATGTAATTGTTCGTTCCTTCGATTTAAACAAATAA
- the uvrB gene encoding excinuclease ABC subunit UvrB encodes MKNKLFKLHSPFPVSGDQGKAIEKLSQNRPGKSTLLGVTGSGKTFTMANVIANQDKPVLILSPNKTLAAQLYEEFCQFFPENKVCYFVSYYDYYQPESYLPAQDVYVPKETKVNSEIERLRVEATASMVNRRDTIVIASVSCIYSLGNPEDYRSLAFHLKVGQNISRKELLQKLVAIQYVRNDVQRASGTMQVLGNAIEVNLPYQKDKLRIELFGNTIEAMQWVSKQNNNVQMELDNTIVFPAKHFVTPQNRIDGAIRSIKSELQQWAPQVKNPLYQERIKQRVSHDIEMLQEVGYCSGIENYSVHFDGRKSGERPYTLFDFYEDNDFLLMIDESHIAVPQLRGMYAGDRSRKKSLIDFGFRLPSAFDNRPLQFEEIETYFNNVVFVSATPGPYEIQQSDTIAEQIIRPTGLIDPEVHVQSRVGQIDHLINEINQTADKGFRTLVTVLTKKLAEELAHYLEDRQIKVCYLHSELKTPQRTELLQKLRLGTFDCLVGVNLLREGLDLPEVALVAIMDADIESFLRDKRSLIQTIGRAARNTESKVIMYADKITKSMQSAIDETDRRREIQLAFNKAHNITPKTVKREVVKSISNIQKAIAEASKANKKKNKKNFSQDELEQRIAELKDEMVQAAENLEFEKAIALRNQMQKLVQKISK; translated from the coding sequence ATGAAAAATAAACTGTTTAAACTTCACTCACCATTTCCGGTCTCTGGCGATCAGGGCAAAGCAATTGAGAAATTAAGCCAAAATAGGCCAGGTAAATCGACACTTTTAGGTGTAACCGGCTCGGGCAAAACATTTACCATGGCAAATGTGATTGCAAATCAGGATAAACCTGTATTGATTTTATCACCAAATAAAACATTGGCTGCTCAGCTTTATGAGGAGTTTTGTCAATTTTTTCCTGAAAACAAAGTATGTTATTTTGTCAGTTATTATGACTATTATCAACCGGAATCATATCTGCCGGCACAAGATGTGTATGTGCCAAAAGAGACAAAAGTAAATAGTGAGATTGAACGTTTGCGCGTTGAGGCAACCGCTTCGATGGTTAATCGTCGCGATACGATTGTCATCGCTTCGGTTTCATGTATCTATTCATTAGGTAATCCTGAGGATTATCGTAGTTTGGCATTTCATCTGAAGGTTGGTCAAAATATTTCACGTAAAGAGCTGTTGCAAAAGTTAGTTGCGATTCAATATGTGCGCAATGATGTACAGCGTGCATCGGGCACCATGCAAGTTTTGGGTAATGCTATTGAAGTTAATTTACCGTATCAAAAAGATAAATTGAGAATCGAGCTTTTTGGCAATACTATTGAAGCAATGCAATGGGTGTCAAAACAGAATAATAATGTGCAAATGGAGTTGGATAACACTATTGTGTTCCCTGCAAAGCATTTTGTAACACCACAAAATCGTATAGATGGTGCAATAAGAAGTATCAAATCGGAGTTGCAGCAATGGGCGCCACAAGTTAAAAATCCATTATATCAAGAGCGCATTAAGCAACGAGTTTCGCATGATATTGAAATGTTGCAAGAGGTTGGTTATTGCTCCGGTATTGAGAACTATTCAGTACATTTTGATGGTCGTAAATCTGGTGAAAGGCCGTATACTCTATTTGATTTTTATGAAGATAATGATTTCCTGTTAATGATTGATGAGTCACATATTGCGGTTCCGCAATTACGAGGAATGTATGCAGGAGATCGTTCACGTAAGAAATCATTGATTGATTTTGGTTTTCGTTTGCCGTCAGCATTTGATAATCGTCCGTTGCAATTTGAAGAAATTGAAACGTATTTTAATAATGTGGTATTTGTCTCAGCAACACCGGGACCGTATGAGATTCAACAATCGGATACCATTGCAGAACAAATCATTCGCCCAACAGGTTTGATTGACCCTGAAGTCCATGTGCAATCACGTGTTGGCCAAATTGATCACTTAATTAATGAAATTAATCAAACTGCCGATAAAGGTTTTCGTACATTAGTTACAGTATTGACCAAAAAATTGGCCGAAGAGCTAGCTCATTATCTTGAAGATCGTCAAATTAAAGTTTGTTATTTGCATAGTGAACTGAAAACGCCACAACGGACAGAGTTGTTACAGAAATTGAGGTTGGGTACGTTTGATTGCTTAGTTGGTGTGAATTTACTGCGTGAAGGTTTGGATTTACCGGAAGTTGCGCTTGTTGCAATTATGGATGCAGATATTGAAAGTTTCTTGCGCGATAAACGTTCATTAATTCAAACTATTGGCCGTGCCGCACGGAACACCGAAAGTAAGGTGATCATGTATGCTGATAAAATCACCAAATCAATGCAATCGGCAATTGATGAAACAGATCGCCGACGTGAAATTCAATTAGCTTTTAACAAAGCACATAATATCACGCCAAAAACGGTAAAACGTGAAGTGGTTAAAAGTATCAGTAATATTCAAAAAGCGATTGCAGAAGCCTCAAAGGCTAACAAAAAGAAAAATAAAAAGAACTTTTCTCAAGATGAACTTGAGCAACGCATTGCAGAACTTAAAGATGAGATGGTGCAAGCGGCAGAGAATCTTGAATTTGAAAAAGCGATTGCAT
- a CDS encoding phospholipase D-like domain-containing protein, producing MISIKKQAFLSVSILFSSSITFCADSQAGTELIQVTSTSYPFNGKQQSVKLKKDTLIKMPYVRALLQQPQDYDNPMTYSKNRLYLDFKSPQEENIFLLLYTLLQRIQPEDTMYDILQQIQQHYPHSIKNINETLAIAHKYLSITSALNTLRELNAQPLIKELGATKEQIHKDFFTPDTKIELLILSVIRAEKKSIKIACYKFNNEHIVEELHKAHKRGVKVEVIVDKTNNSDDIIQLFKLYKIPYYEWNDPERSKAIMHAKFMLCEQNILDQSLILSGSYNFTHAAELWNTEHMSVYNNKASYNKFKDQFQHLKQQSRPVVKGIEDEKHLAALAQDYEHQLVEKYTPEAYNILKAFKLEKELQDIVRYAQEIKAARTLGSKRSSDNRSPNEQNLHKRSRS from the coding sequence ATGATATCAATAAAAAAACAGGCTTTTTTATCTGTTTCTATTTTATTTAGCAGCAGTATAACATTTTGTGCTGATTCCCAAGCCGGCACAGAGCTAATACAGGTAACATCCACCTCATATCCATTTAATGGCAAGCAACAGAGTGTCAAACTAAAAAAAGATACACTCATAAAAATGCCCTATGTACGTGCATTATTACAACAACCTCAAGATTATGACAATCCAATGACATATAGCAAAAATAGATTATATCTAGACTTTAAATCCCCTCAAGAAGAAAATATATTTCTTCTTTTATATACTCTATTACAAAGAATACAACCTGAAGATACTATGTACGATATTCTTCAACAGATTCAACAGCACTACCCTCATAGCATTAAAAATATCAATGAGACTCTGGCTATTGCACATAAATATTTGAGTATTACATCTGCACTTAATACATTACGAGAATTGAATGCACAACCTCTGATTAAAGAGCTTGGAGCAACAAAAGAACAAATACACAAAGATTTTTTTACACCTGACACAAAAATTGAATTGTTAATTTTATCAGTAATTCGTGCAGAAAAAAAATCTATTAAAATCGCTTGCTATAAATTCAATAATGAACATATCGTCGAAGAATTACACAAAGCTCATAAGCGTGGCGTTAAGGTAGAAGTCATTGTAGATAAAACCAATAATTCAGATGATATCATTCAATTATTTAAACTATATAAAATTCCTTATTATGAATGGAATGACCCTGAAAGATCCAAGGCTATCATGCATGCTAAGTTTATGTTGTGTGAACAAAACATTCTAGACCAATCATTAATCTTGTCCGGTTCATATAATTTTACTCATGCTGCAGAACTTTGGAATACAGAACATATGAGCGTATATAATAACAAAGCTTCTTACAACAAATTTAAAGATCAATTTCAACATCTAAAGCAACAATCACGCCCGGTGGTCAAAGGGATTGAAGATGAAAAACACCTTGCTGCATTAGCTCAAGACTATGAACATCAATTAGTAGAAAAATACACACCGGAAGCCTATAACATCTTAAAGGCATTTAAACTGGAAAAAGAATTACAAGATATCGTGCGATATGCACAAGAAATAAAAGCCGCAAGAACCTTAGGCTCAAAACGTTCATCTGATAACAGATCACCAAATGAGCAAAACCTACATAAAAGATCAAGATCTTAA